The sequence GCCGCGCAGCTGCAGGCCGAATCGCTCGCGGTCGAGGAGCAGGAGCGGGTACGCATCGCCCGCGACATGCACGACATCGTCGCCCACTCTCTCGCCGTCGTGATCGCGCAGGCCGACGGTGCGCGCTACGCGGCAGCGGCGAAACCCGAGATGGCGACGGAGGCGCTCGGCACGATCGCACAGACCGCCCGTGGGGCGTTGAGCGACGTGCGGATGCTGCTCACCCAGCTTCGGCACCGGCAGGGAGACGGCCCGCAGCCCACGCTCGCCGACCTCGAAGCGCTGTTCGCGCAGGTGAGGCAGGCGGGGATCGAGCCGCGTGTCACCGTCGACCCGATGCCTCCGGGGGAACCACCGGGGGCGATCCAGCTCGCCGTGTATCGCATCCTCCAGGAGGCGCTGACGAACGCGATCCGCCATGGCGACGGTGCGGTCGACGTGCACCTGGCGTGGTTTCCCGATCGGGTCGACATCGACGTGCGGAACACGGTGCCGCGGGAGACGACGGTCGGGCCCGGTGGGCACGGCGTCATCGGCATGCGCGAGCGGGCGCAGCTCGTCGGCGGTAGTCTGCAAGCCGAGCATCGGGGGGCACAGTTCGTGGTCCACGCCTCGCTTCCGATCGGAGCTTCCGAATGATCAGAGTCGTGCTCGTCGACGACCAGGCGCTGTTCCGCGCCGGCATCCGGATGCTCGTCGCCTCGCAACCCGACCTGGAGGTGGTCGGCGAAGCCGGCAACGGACAGGAGGCACTCGACGTCGTCCGTGCCACGCGGCCCGACGTGGTGCTGATGGACATCCGGATGCCGGTCATGGACGGACTCACGGCGACCGCCGAGATCCTCACCCGGCCGGAGCCTCCCCGCATCGTCATGCTCACGACGTTCGACCTCGACGAGGCTGCGGCCCGAGCGATCCGGCAGGGGGCCAGCGGATTCCTCCTGAAGGACGCCGATCCGGAGTTCCTGCTCGCCGCGATCCGCACCGTGCATTCCGGGTCGAGTGTGATCGCCGCCTCGGCGACGCGCGACCTGTTCGCGCACTTCGCCGAGGCGCCCAAGCCCGTCCCGCCGCAGTACACCACCCTCACCGACCGGGAGAAGGAGATCTTCGCGCTCGCGGCTCGTGGCCTGTCGAATGCCGAGATCGCGGGCCGGGAATACCTGAGTGAGGCGACCGTGAAGACGCACATCAGCCGGATCCTCACGAAGCTCGCGCTTCGCGACCGGGTGCAGCTGGTCGTATTCGCCTTCGAGCACGGCCTCGCCTGACCGCCGATCGACCGGGGAAGGGCCGAGTGCGGATCATCCCTGCGATGTACGCGGATGCTCCGGCCGGGCGATGACCGGCGCGGGGCCGCGGAAATAGCGTCGAAGGCATGGAGATCACGACCACCGACCTGGGGCTCGCCGCCCGCGTCCAGCACCTGAAGAAGACCTACGGCTCGGGCGAAGGCACCGTCCGTGCGCTCGATGACGTCAGCGTCGGCATCCGTCGCGGACAGTTCACCGCGATCATGGGCCCCTCCGGTTCCGGCAAGTCCACGCTGATGCACATCATGGCGGGGCTCGACAGCCCGACGGAGGGGCGCGCGTGGATCGGGGACACCGAGATCACCGGCCTCGGCGACATCGACCTGACGATCCTGCGCCGCCGCCGCGTCGGCTTCATCTTCCAGGCGTTCAACCTGGTGCCCACTCTCGACGCGTTGGGGAACATCATGCTCCCGTTCGAGCTCGACGGCCGTCGGCCGAGCGCGATCGAGCGGGCGCGCATCGACGGACTGATCGAGACGCTCGGACTCGGCTCGCGCCTCAACCACCGCCCGCATCAACTGTCGGGCGGACAGCAGCAGCGTGTGGCCATCGCCCGCGCCCTCGCCACCGCCCCCGACCTGGTGTTCGCGGATGAGCCCACCGGCAACCTCGACTCCCAGACCGGGCGCGAGGTGCTGCGTCTGCTCGCCACCGCGAGCCGCGAGCACGGGCAGTCCATCGCGATGGTGACGCACGACGCGATCGCGGCGAGCCATGCCGACCGCGTGCTCTACCTCGGCGACGGCCGGATCGTCGCCGACCACCCGCGCCAGACCGCGGAGGAGATCTCCGCCTACATGCTCGCTGCCGAGGTGGCGGCATGACCGCCGTCGCCACGGTCGTCCCCGAGACGCGGGCGACAGGTCCTCGACTGGCCTGGCTGCGCGACCGGGGCATGGGCGCCAGCATCCTCGTCGCCGCGCTCTCGGCCGCGTTCGGTGTGCTCCTCGTAGAGATCACGGCATACATCGGCGCTGTCCTGCAGGCAGACCCGTTCATCGGAGACAGTGAGACGCTCGCGTTCGTGGTCGCGCTGCTGTCGGTGCTGCTCACCGTGGTCGCGATGTACGTGGCCGCGATCGTCACGGCGAACACCTTCTCCACGATCATCGCCGGACGCACGCGGCAGATCGCGCTCATGCGTCTGATCGGGGCGACCGCGCGCTCGCAGCGGGCTCAGGTCGGACGACAGGGTCTCGTCGTCGGTGTCCTCGGCGCCGTGATCGGCCTACTCGCCGGGCTCGTGCTGGCGTTGATCGGTGTGCAGATCGGGACGCAGCTGATCGAGAACACCCCGGCGTCCTTCTCGCTCGCACAGCCGTTCGTCGCCCTGCCCGCGATCGGTGTCGCACTCACGACTTGGGCAGCCGCCTGGGCCGGTTCCCGGCGGGTGCTCTCGGTGACCCCGCTGCAGGCACTGGGCGGCTCCGTCGAGCGGACCCACGACGAGGTATCGGGCAAGGCCGGACGGCACGTCGGCGCCTGGATCCTGCTGATCACCGGAGCCGTGCTCCTCGCCGCGGGCGTGGTCGTCGGACTTCTGACTCCGCTCGGCGTCGTCATCGCCTTCTTCGGCGGTGTGCTCTCCTTCACCGGGCTCGCTCTCGGGTCCGTGCTGTTCATGCCGCCGGTGCTGCGCCTGGTGGGCCGGATGTTCGGCTCGAGCGCGACCGCGCGCCTCGCCGCCGAGAACGCGCTGCGCTATCCGGAGCGGTCGTCCCGCATGGCGATCGGCGTGGTGATGGGCGTGACGCTGGTGACGATGTTCGCGGTCGCGCTCGAGTCCGCGAAACGTCTGATGATGAGTCAGGTGACCGGCGAGATCCCCGAGGAGTTCTTCGCCCCGTTCGACGCGTTCGCCGCGATCATGATGGTACTGGTGGCCGTCTCCGCGGTCATCGCGGCCGTCGGCCTCGTCAACCTGCTCACGATCGGCGTGGTGCAGCGTCGCCGCGAGCTCGGACTGCTGCGCTCGATCGGGCTGTCGAACCGTCAGGTGCGTCGCATGGTGCTGCTCGAGGCCACGCACATCACGGTGGCCGCGACGCTGACCGGTCTCGTGCTGGGCGTCACGTATGGGTGGATCGCGGCACAGTCGCTGCTCGGCTCGGTTCCGACCTTGCCGGAGTTCACTCCAGCCGGGCTCGTGGCCCCGCAGATCCCGTGGATCCCCGTCGCCATCATCGTCGTCGCCACGGCGGTGCTCACGCTGGTCGCTGCTGCCACACCCACGCGACTGGCCACTCGGGTGGCGCCGGTCGAAGCACTCGCGGCCGACTGACGGCTCTAGGCTTGTCGGATGCCGTCGCCGTTCGATCAGTCCACGTATCAGGTCCGTCTCGACTGGGGCACGGCGGGTCTCGCCCGTCTCGCACCCGCCGACATCGTCGTGGTCGTGGATGTCCTGCGATTCTCGTCCACCGTGATCGATGCCGCAGTCGCCGACACCGAGGTGGTTCTGGCCGAGGCCGAGGGATGGTCGCGGAATGGCGCCGCCGTCGCCGCCGCGGCCTCCCCGGAGGCGACCGTCCTCGTCGGCGGCATCCGCAACGCCTCGGCTGTCGCCCGCGCGGTGCAGACCGTGCAGGAGCGTCGACAGGCGCGCACCTCGGTGGCGGTCATCGCCGCAGGAGAGGTCGATGCCGGGGGTGTGCTGCGGTTCGCGGTCGAGGATCAGCTCGGCGCGGGGGCCGTCATCCTGGCGCTCTCGGATCGGGGCATCGATCACACGTCGCCGGATGCGGCGGTCGCCGCCGAGGGCTTCCGCGCGCTCCGCGGTGCGCTGCGGCACATGATCGGCGCGAGCGGGTCGGGGCGCGAGCTCGCCGATGGCGTGGCCTCCACCGCTCGTATCGACGCATCCGGCCTGACGCCGACATCGACGACGGATGCCGCCGTGCTCGACGCGGTCGACGTCGTCCCCGTCTTGCGCGAGGGGTTGTTCACTCGGTTCGAGTGATCTCCGCCCGACGCCGCGCGGGAGACGATGGTTCGGCCGGCGCGACGTAGGGTCGTGGCATGAGGTACCTCCCCGCCGTCATCGTCGACATCGTGCTCGTGCTCGTCTTCGCCGCGATCGGTCGTGCCTCGCACGATGAGAATCCGGCGGGGTTCCTGCTCACCGCCTGGCCGTTCCTGATCGCTCTCGCGGTCGGTCATGTGCTCGCGGCACTGCTCCCCGGCAGGCCGCGTCGGCCGTGGTCGGTGCTGTGGGGCACGGTGGTCTGGGTCGTGACGGTCGCCGGAGGCATGCTCATCCGCGTGCTCAGCGGCGACACCGCCGAGGCGCCGTTCATCATCGTGGCCACGATCGTGCTCGGGGTGTTCCTCGTCGGCTGGCGGGCGATCACCGCGCTGCTGCGTCGACGCCGCGCTGCCGCGGAGGCGCAGGCAGATTCCGTCCCGCTCGAGGACGAGTACCCCGACGACCTGCCGCGCTGAGCCGCGGTCAGCGGGGCATCTGAGCGGCGAGACGCACGTCGGACGGGATCTCGCGGCGGGTCCATGCGAAGACGTGTCTGGCGTCGAACGTGCGTGAGCAGCGTGCGCACGAGGTCGCCCTCGTCGGCCGCCGATGCCGGTAGGTCACGTGGCCGGCAGGGCAGCTTCCCACCCACGGCGCGAGCTCGACAGCGGTCTCCCCGTGATGGGTCGTGCCGCCGACGTAGCCGAGTTCTTTCGCCACGCGTTTCCATGCCGGTCCGTGTGCAGCCGCATGTCCGGCGAGTGCATGCGCGACCTCATGCAGCAGCACCTGGTGGATCTCGTCGTCTTCGAAGCGGGCGGCGAGATAGCGCGAGACCGTGATGCGCTTCTTCGTGTAGTCGCATTGCCCGGCCCGGCGCTTGGCATGGTCGAAGCCGAAGGTCCAGCTGTCGTCGAGATGCAGCGTGATCAGTGCTTCGCCCCAGACGCGCACACGGTCGAGTTCCGCCATGCGCCCAGATTATGCCCTGCGACCGACATCGTGGTCGCAGGGCATGCTCAGCCCGCGACGAGCTGCGAGGGGCGGCGGCGCTCGGCGGCCTCGATCGCGAGCAGCACGGTCTCGAGTTCGCGGTCCTCTGCGCCGGACTCGCGTCGCAGGAACAGCGACTGCTTGAAGCTCTCTCGCGCCGTCTCGTAGTCGCCGGCCTCATAAGCGTTCTTGCCGTGGTGCTGGTACGCGAATGCCGCGATCGACAGCCAGCGCTGGCCTTCGGCCTCGGTCGCGCAGGTCGCCAGCTCTTGCTCGGCAGCGGCGTGTGCCCCCCGATACTGCAGGATCGTGGCGTGCAGCACTCGAGCGCGCAGCACGTCCTTGCGGGTGCCGGCCATGCGCGCCTGGCGCACGGTCTCGTCGGCCAGCACGAGCGCTTCGTCCAGGCGGTCGAGCACCTTCAGCAGCCACACCCGCTCGAGCAGTGCGGGCAGGCTGCGCTGCGACTCGATCTCGGCAAGGCGCGTCGCGCACTCGTCGAGATCGACCTTTTCGCGGAGCGTCTCCTGGTCGTATCCCCGGATGAAACTCATTGCTCTCCTTCCGCAGCGTCCCCGTCCAGTCTGCCTTCCGGTCGAGCGCTCGTCGGGGCGGCGCGCCCTGGTCGGCGC is a genomic window of Microbacterium maritypicum containing:
- a CDS encoding sensor histidine kinase; protein product: MIRPLSRMALTLDIVGAALLFLVLMPMSLVFYGPGTGNTAIGGVSVVAVVFAAVLMFGGVAIGRLAPGWSLVAAWAGAILQMIAGFGPLPIDFAILLVLYATAAWGTRRVLWWGFASALFGGIVAAVYMVIVNGVAFGTGTGWEKVTTGTLLLIVSVMALGFAWVCGLLWRVVLRARRTRAAQLQAESLAVEEQERVRIARDMHDIVAHSLAVVIAQADGARYAAAAKPEMATEALGTIAQTARGALSDVRMLLTQLRHRQGDGPQPTLADLEALFAQVRQAGIEPRVTVDPMPPGEPPGAIQLAVYRILQEALTNAIRHGDGAVDVHLAWFPDRVDIDVRNTVPRETTVGPGGHGVIGMRERAQLVGGSLQAEHRGAQFVVHASLPIGASE
- a CDS encoding response regulator transcription factor; protein product: MIRVVLVDDQALFRAGIRMLVASQPDLEVVGEAGNGQEALDVVRATRPDVVLMDIRMPVMDGLTATAEILTRPEPPRIVMLTTFDLDEAAARAIRQGASGFLLKDADPEFLLAAIRTVHSGSSVIAASATRDLFAHFAEAPKPVPPQYTTLTDREKEIFALAARGLSNAEIAGREYLSEATVKTHISRILTKLALRDRVQLVVFAFEHGLA
- a CDS encoding ABC transporter ATP-binding protein is translated as MEITTTDLGLAARVQHLKKTYGSGEGTVRALDDVSVGIRRGQFTAIMGPSGSGKSTLMHIMAGLDSPTEGRAWIGDTEITGLGDIDLTILRRRRVGFIFQAFNLVPTLDALGNIMLPFELDGRRPSAIERARIDGLIETLGLGSRLNHRPHQLSGGQQQRVAIARALATAPDLVFADEPTGNLDSQTGREVLRLLATASREHGQSIAMVTHDAIAASHADRVLYLGDGRIVADHPRQTAEEISAYMLAAEVAA
- a CDS encoding FtsX-like permease family protein, whose amino-acid sequence is MTAVATVVPETRATGPRLAWLRDRGMGASILVAALSAAFGVLLVEITAYIGAVLQADPFIGDSETLAFVVALLSVLLTVVAMYVAAIVTANTFSTIIAGRTRQIALMRLIGATARSQRAQVGRQGLVVGVLGAVIGLLAGLVLALIGVQIGTQLIENTPASFSLAQPFVALPAIGVALTTWAAAWAGSRRVLSVTPLQALGGSVERTHDEVSGKAGRHVGAWILLITGAVLLAAGVVVGLLTPLGVVIAFFGGVLSFTGLALGSVLFMPPVLRLVGRMFGSSATARLAAENALRYPERSSRMAIGVVMGVTLVTMFAVALESAKRLMMSQVTGEIPEEFFAPFDAFAAIMMVLVAVSAVIAAVGLVNLLTIGVVQRRRELGLLRSIGLSNRQVRRMVLLEATHITVAATLTGLVLGVTYGWIAAQSLLGSVPTLPEFTPAGLVAPQIPWIPVAIIVVATAVLTLVAAATPTRLATRVAPVEALAAD
- a CDS encoding 2-phosphosulfolactate phosphatase; the protein is MPSPFDQSTYQVRLDWGTAGLARLAPADIVVVVDVLRFSSTVIDAAVADTEVVLAEAEGWSRNGAAVAAAASPEATVLVGGIRNASAVARAVQTVQERRQARTSVAVIAAGEVDAGGVLRFAVEDQLGAGAVILALSDRGIDHTSPDAAVAAEGFRALRGALRHMIGASGSGRELADGVASTARIDASGLTPTSTTDAAVLDAVDVVPVLREGLFTRFE
- a CDS encoding DUF3054 domain-containing protein; the protein is MRYLPAVIVDIVLVLVFAAIGRASHDENPAGFLLTAWPFLIALAVGHVLAALLPGRPRRPWSVLWGTVVWVVTVAGGMLIRVLSGDTAEAPFIIVATIVLGVFLVGWRAITALLRRRRAAAEAQADSVPLEDEYPDDLPR
- a CDS encoding SprT-like domain-containing protein; amino-acid sequence: MAELDRVRVWGEALITLHLDDSWTFGFDHAKRRAGQCDYTKKRITVSRYLAARFEDDEIHQVLLHEVAHALAGHAAAHGPAWKRVAKELGYVGGTTHHGETAVELAPWVGSCPAGHVTYRHRRPTRATSCARCSRTFDARHVFAWTRREIPSDVRLAAQMPR